A single region of the Acidimicrobiia bacterium genome encodes:
- the mreD gene encoding rod shape-determining protein MreD codes for MGIRRIRLVLVVITLVVLQTTVFTHLRVFDAVPDLCLVATVAMAYNSGPLSGSLFGFASGLATDLFLTTPLGLSALAFALTGYGVGLFQSGLIRESRGIAPLLGGVGGLVGNVIFILVGGIAGHDELLMAHSIQVVIVASLYDALVASAVFPFVRWASRTDLGQAWPPR; via the coding sequence GTGGGCATCCGCCGCATCCGACTGGTCCTGGTCGTCATCACCCTCGTCGTCCTCCAGACGACCGTGTTCACGCACCTGCGCGTGTTCGACGCCGTCCCCGACCTCTGCCTCGTGGCGACCGTCGCCATGGCCTACAACTCGGGACCGCTGTCCGGCTCCCTCTTCGGCTTCGCGAGCGGTCTCGCCACCGACCTCTTCCTCACCACGCCGCTCGGGCTCTCCGCGCTGGCGTTCGCCCTCACCGGCTACGGCGTCGGGCTGTTCCAGAGCGGGCTCATCCGGGAGTCGCGCGGCATCGCGCCGCTGCTCGGCGGCGTGGGCGGCCTGGTCGGCAACGTCATCTTCATCCTCGTGGGCGGCATCGCCGGCCACGACGAGCTGCTCATGGCCCACAGCATCCAGGTCGTCATCGTCGCCTCGCTGTACGACGCGCTCGTCGCCAGCGCCGTGTTCCCGTTCGTGCGCTGGGCGTCGCGGACTGACCTCGGTCAGGCGTGGCCCCCTCGCTAG
- the mrdA gene encoding penicillin-binding protein 2, whose protein sequence is MTEGNSRLRLSVIGGVIALLFFGLLGRLWFLQVASSSSYAAATQANRTRVVTDPGARGSILDASGKVVVENRLVTSLQIQRGVALSQLKVTVHNLAPLLSTPVKPVTEANLWKQIHDPRLTLYQPIPIKDDLSYDTLVKIKERPQEFPGVIATQRSVRVYPYANPAPPGDLASHLLGYIGAVNGHDLKVHPHDRYTPEDVIGKDGVEQVFEHELRGTPHVRKLEVNSRGRVVRVLNDTPAKTGNSIQLTMDATVQHEAQVALQEGITQVQGYRDTKVTSQLKNFGGTGGAAVVLNARDGSVVALASAPEYQVSQFTSGIPQDQFQALADPAMHFPLLNRATQGLYPPGSTFKLMTAIAALQYGAAVPNTSTYTFNDNGCIKFGSASNPQSFCNAAKTPHGIVDLPHAIEVSSDVYFYNLGLRFFDLWNCGAISCPYGATPKADHAKGYGVQTVAKQFGFGRPSGIGLPQEASGRIPDRTFKAQVNQGNPDPFSRDWLPGDSLNVAVGQGDVLVTPLQLADAYAAFINGGTLYSPRLASRVLAPDGKTVVRELPPQETRKVSVSPDIRAQIMPGLVGAVTANDGTAAAAFSGYQGLPIAGKTGTAQQPTGTEDTSWFVGLVNPDPTDPSQPQYVVVVNVEQAGFGGTVAAPIARRIIETLNGNASPAPVQIAPTKND, encoded by the coding sequence GTGACCGAGGGCAACAGCCGGCTGCGGCTGTCGGTCATCGGTGGCGTGATCGCGCTGCTGTTCTTCGGGCTGCTCGGCCGGCTGTGGTTCCTGCAGGTGGCCTCCTCGAGCAGCTACGCGGCCGCGACCCAGGCCAACCGCACCCGGGTCGTCACCGACCCCGGCGCGCGGGGCAGCATCCTCGACGCCAGCGGCAAGGTCGTGGTCGAGAACCGCCTCGTCACCTCGCTCCAGATCCAGCGCGGGGTCGCGCTGAGCCAGCTCAAGGTCACGGTCCACAACCTGGCGCCGTTGCTCTCCACCCCGGTGAAGCCGGTGACCGAGGCCAACCTCTGGAAGCAGATCCACGACCCCCGCCTGACCTTGTACCAGCCGATCCCGATCAAGGACGACCTGTCCTACGACACGCTCGTGAAGATCAAGGAGCGGCCGCAGGAGTTCCCGGGGGTGATCGCGACCCAGCGCAGCGTCCGTGTCTACCCGTACGCCAACCCCGCACCCCCCGGCGACCTCGCCTCCCACCTGCTCGGTTACATCGGCGCCGTGAACGGCCACGACCTCAAGGTGCACCCGCACGACCGCTACACCCCGGAGGACGTGATCGGGAAGGACGGCGTCGAGCAGGTCTTCGAGCACGAGCTGCGCGGGACGCCCCACGTCCGCAAGCTCGAGGTGAACAGCCGGGGCCGCGTGGTGCGGGTCCTGAACGACACGCCCGCCAAGACCGGCAACAGCATCCAGCTGACGATGGACGCCACCGTGCAGCACGAGGCGCAGGTCGCGCTGCAGGAGGGGATCACCCAGGTCCAGGGCTACCGCGACACCAAGGTGACGAGCCAGCTGAAGAACTTCGGTGGAACCGGCGGGGCGGCGGTCGTGCTCAACGCGCGCGACGGCTCCGTCGTCGCGCTGGCATCGGCCCCCGAGTACCAGGTGAGCCAGTTCACGAGCGGGATCCCCCAGGACCAGTTCCAGGCCCTGGCCGACCCGGCGATGCACTTCCCGCTGCTGAACCGCGCGACGCAGGGCCTCTACCCGCCCGGGTCGACGTTCAAGCTGATGACCGCGATCGCTGCCCTCCAGTACGGGGCCGCGGTGCCGAACACGAGCACCTATACCTTCAACGACAACGGGTGCATCAAGTTCGGGTCGGCGAGCAACCCGCAGTCGTTCTGCAACGCCGCCAAGACGCCGCACGGCATCGTGGACCTGCCGCACGCCATCGAGGTGTCGAGCGACGTCTACTTCTACAACCTCGGCCTCCGGTTCTTCGACCTCTGGAACTGCGGGGCGATCAGCTGCCCGTACGGCGCGACCCCGAAGGCCGACCACGCCAAGGGCTACGGCGTCCAGACCGTGGCCAAGCAGTTCGGCTTCGGGCGGCCGAGCGGGATCGGGCTCCCGCAGGAGGCGAGCGGGCGCATCCCGGACCGCACCTTCAAGGCGCAGGTCAACCAAGGCAACCCCGACCCCTTCTCACGCGACTGGCTGCCCGGTGACAGCCTGAACGTGGCGGTCGGGCAGGGTGACGTCCTCGTGACGCCGCTGCAGCTCGCCGACGCCTACGCGGCGTTCATCAACGGCGGCACCCTGTACTCGCCGCGGCTGGCCAGCCGGGTGCTCGCCCCCGACGGCAAGACCGTCGTGCGCGAGCTCCCGCCCCAAGAGACGCGCAAGGTCAGCGTCAGCCCCGACATCCGGGCCCAGATCATGCCCGGCCTGGTCGGGGCGGTGACCGCGAACGACGGCACCGCGGCGGCCGCGTTCAGCGGCTACCAGGGGCTCCCGATCGCGGGCAAGACCGGGACGGCGCAGCAGCCGACGGGCACCGAGGACACGTCGTGGTTCGTCGGCCTCGTGAACCCCGACCCGACCGACCCGAGCCAGCCCCAGTACGTGGTGGTCGTGAACGTGGAGCAGGCCGGCTTCGGCGGCACCGTGGCGGCGCCGATCGCCCGCCGGATCATCGAGACCCTGAACGGCAACGCGAGCCCGGCGCCGGTGCAGATCGCCCCGACGAAGAACGACTGA
- a CDS encoding FtsW/RodA/SpoVE family cell cycle protein yields MAVSYPRRRYVNAPSYTSSYATSRRRRVLLDADLTMRLDWVLIGACLAIVCMGLLMIYSSSRSIVGGDSTYFLKRQALALVLGIGVGIVLLRIDYRKLRDFSLLAYLGTVASLFFVLSPIGSKVKGHQAWFQLPFGFQLQPAELAKFGLVVALAGYVNEHRDDINPWRLTVLVGLALVPIGLVQLQGDLGTNVVLIFAVIGLMAVAGVPGRYLVALTLLGATLIFGVVSLGLLKQYQIDRLTTVFSSGAKAKQGAAYNQNQSKQTIAIGGFTGRGLFKGSQTRLGFVPEQQTDFIFTAVGEELGFVGAATLLGLFALVLWRTWRTARLAADFYGALVCAGVLAVFAFQIFENIGMTMGIMPVTGIPLPFMSYGGSSLITSCASVALVANVYARRFD; encoded by the coding sequence ATGGCCGTCTCCTACCCCCGGCGTCGCTACGTGAACGCTCCGTCGTACACGAGCTCGTACGCGACGTCCCGTCGACGGCGGGTGCTCCTCGACGCCGACCTGACCATGCGCCTCGACTGGGTGCTCATCGGCGCCTGCCTGGCCATCGTCTGCATGGGTCTGCTCATGATCTACTCGTCGTCGCGCAGCATCGTCGGCGGCGACTCGACGTACTTCCTGAAGCGCCAGGCGCTGGCCTTGGTGCTCGGGATCGGCGTCGGCATCGTGCTGCTGCGCATCGACTACCGGAAGCTGCGCGACTTCTCCCTGCTCGCGTACCTCGGCACGGTCGCCTCCCTGTTCTTCGTCCTGTCCCCGATCGGGTCGAAGGTCAAGGGCCACCAGGCCTGGTTCCAGCTCCCGTTCGGCTTTCAGCTCCAGCCCGCGGAGCTGGCCAAGTTCGGCCTGGTCGTCGCCCTCGCCGGCTATGTGAACGAGCACCGCGACGACATCAACCCGTGGCGGCTCACCGTGCTCGTCGGCCTGGCCCTCGTGCCGATCGGGCTCGTGCAGCTGCAGGGCGACCTCGGCACGAACGTCGTCCTGATCTTCGCCGTGATCGGGCTGATGGCCGTGGCCGGCGTCCCCGGCCGCTACCTCGTCGCCCTCACCCTGCTCGGGGCGACCCTGATCTTCGGCGTCGTCAGCCTCGGGCTCCTGAAGCAGTACCAGATCGACCGGCTGACGACCGTCTTCTCGAGCGGCGCCAAGGCCAAGCAGGGCGCCGCCTACAACCAGAACCAGTCGAAGCAGACGATCGCCATCGGCGGGTTCACCGGCCGCGGCCTCTTCAAGGGCTCCCAGACCCGCCTCGGGTTCGTGCCCGAGCAGCAGACCGACTTCATCTTCACGGCCGTCGGCGAGGAGCTGGGGTTCGTCGGCGCCGCGACGCTGCTCGGCCTCTTCGCGCTGGTGCTGTGGCGGACCTGGCGAACCGCCCGGCTCGCCGCCGACTTCTACGGGGCGCTCGTGTGCGCCGGCGTCCTGGCCGTCTTCGCGTTCCAGATCTTCGAGAACATCGGCATGACGATGGGCATCATGCCCGTGACCGGCATCCCGCTGCCGTTCATGAGCTACGGCGGCTCCAGCCTCATCACGAGCTGCGCCTCGGTGGCCCTG
- the mreC gene encoding rod shape-determining protein MreC yields MVVYRRDLRGRSLLTVLVVTAVLLISFDSGGTGVTGSLHSAAHNVISPVQSVVDSAFQPLRDVAGGITDYGSVKDQNAGLKREVATLRGQLRRNRGVGAEVGQLEKLLDLPTVEDATGVAARVTGGAPGNFERTVDINKGSSRGIRVGYPVVTGDGLVGTITQVASHQATVTLIDSPSLGVGVRFEVSNAVGITQARAGDRDLRIGFLSDNQVRAQKGELLFTSAVSNSAFPPDLPVATIVSYSKQAQDLAPTITAAPLVSLDNLDFVKVLRWPDPTAAPTGR; encoded by the coding sequence ATGGTCGTCTATCGGCGGGATCTGCGGGGTCGGTCGCTGCTCACGGTCCTCGTCGTCACCGCGGTGCTGCTGATCTCGTTCGACTCGGGGGGCACCGGCGTGACCGGCTCGCTCCACTCGGCCGCGCACAACGTCATCTCCCCGGTGCAGTCGGTCGTCGACAGCGCGTTCCAGCCCCTCCGCGACGTCGCCGGCGGGATCACGGACTACGGGTCGGTGAAGGACCAGAACGCCGGCCTGAAGCGCGAGGTGGCCACGCTGCGAGGCCAGCTGCGCCGCAACCGGGGCGTCGGCGCCGAGGTCGGGCAGCTCGAGAAGCTGCTCGACCTCCCCACCGTCGAGGACGCCACCGGCGTCGCGGCCCGGGTCACCGGCGGCGCCCCCGGCAACTTCGAGCGCACCGTCGACATCAACAAGGGCTCGAGCCGCGGCATCCGCGTCGGCTACCCCGTCGTCACCGGCGACGGGCTGGTCGGCACGATCACCCAGGTCGCCAGCCACCAAGCCACGGTGACCCTCATCGACAGCCCCAGCCTCGGGGTCGGCGTCCGCTTCGAGGTGAGCAACGCGGTCGGCATCACCCAAGCCCGAGCCGGGGACCGCGACCTGCGCATCGGGTTCCTCTCCGACAACCAGGTCCGGGCGCAGAAGGGCGAGCTCCTCTTCACCTCGGCGGTGTCGAACTCGGCCTTCCCGCCCGACCTGCCCGTCGCCACCATCGTCAGCTACTCGAAGCAGGCCCAGGACCTGGCCCCGACGATCACGGCCGCGCCCCTCGTCAGCCTCGACAACCTCGACTTCGTCAAGGTCCTCCGGTGGCCTGACCCGACCGCGGCGCCGACGGGCAGGTGA